The sequence acattaCCAGTTAAGAACGTAAGTGGGTTGCCAGCAATTGCTGGATAATTGCTCTCCAAACAATACCGTTAATTAAGGTCACCAGATTATAGACCCATGTCACAACAACAACGTCAGCACTAATGAAAAGCAAGCGCTGACGTCAGTAATTTATTGGCGGAAACGTATAAAGATGATAAATGTGTTGTAAAAGTCATTATAACCATCAGAATCCGTCCTACGGACACTTACAACTGGTATAAATACAATGAATTACTATCAGTAAAAAAGGACAACATTGCATTTCTTCCTTAAGGACAACGCGGCCTACGCACAGCTGAGATCCAAAGGACCAACCTAATATATTAAGCAAATGCCAAAATGAGATATGTGACCCTCTCTAAACTTAATATTATATCTGCAAAACTGTTAGCACTTACTTTTACAAAGTACAACCTGGTAGATGCATCACATTCGTGCTCCTTTCAATTACTTTATCGTTGCTCTTGTTATATCCTAACAGAAGTTATTGCGCCTGTACCAATGGCCTCGATGGAGTCCCAATCATTGAAGGAAAGTGTAATGTCCATTGTGCTGGGAATCCTTGCCAAATTTGCGGGGGCTATCTCTTGGTGAATTTCTACGCCATACCACGTGAGTAGTCATTTTGATGCTTTGTATACCGAACTTATGAATTCACGTCATCATCACCTCATCGTTTTGAAAGGTTCGTCCGTTTCCGTTTGATTCTCTgtagcaggggttttcaacctggggtacgcgtaTCCCCTGGGTCTGCCAAGGAGTACTCGCTCCCCATGACTCTCGAATGAATGTTAAATgccgaccttcaatgtgcttAAGCAAAAACTGttcctcggccaactaggatagttaatgcaaaacagtttcagccatttcattgacTCCCTATGCAGCAGAtgtaataataacatattttgttttttgtggctCAATACCATGACCCTGAAAATTTACTGcgtagccagaggtaaataattataaagaatGCCTATTCTTTTTTTAGAGAATTccttgtttacaatattattcattatttcaggAGAGTTGTATATTTATTTCCCTTCTCTACAATACTTGCAAATATACAGGACGTAATGTTTTTAATGgctggttttgttttccacgttatacaaagtgaaggggggTACATTACAAATACTCGAAGGGtagggggggggagaaaaaggCTGAAAACCCCTGCTCCGTAGTAGTCTCTATTGCTCTGCGTTCTATCTTTGAGGGGGAGGCCTTAAAAACTGGTGATTTCGTTTCTTGACAAATTTATAATGATTCGTTAGAAATGTTAGTTTTGTTTAATAAGTAGAGAGTGGCCTTatttttcctcccttgttttattttgtttccattcGTTCCATATCTTAAGCTAAAGTTCTTACATCTCTCAGTccagctaaattttttttttttttaactctctcgtACCTTCTGAAATGACCCAGAATGGTTTACGTCGGCTCATTCAGTctaaaaataacatttcaaaagTAAACACATTTTCTAAAGGACTCTATCAGATATTTCAAGATTTTGTTCAGCtaaattcttattaatttttagtACTTAATCAGTTGTGATCGAGAGGCAAGATATTTTTCAAAgaaacattaatatattataaacctGACAAAGCCACCTGTACCCAGTTCGGTTGTAAGGATCTAGTACCACAGAATTCACTCATGAAAAATGATCATACATGCAATAATCAACATTACATTCTAATTACCTTGTCAGTTTCCACTGTTTACCCAACTTGCTTGACACGCTTCCAAATGTTCAATTTAACTCATTAACCTGCCACCAGCCCCCGTTATTTATAGTCTTATTTATAGTCCCCTGAATATATTATCCTACGACCCTGTTCCTCAATTTCATTTCTATATAGTGAGATAATCTGCCAAAATTTATTAGGTTCTTCGACAGTTTCCTATTTGAATTTGTCATATAATTGGAATTATGAAATGAATTTCAGTAATAACAACATACATTAGGAGTGAATAGAAACGAAGTTACTCTTTCAAATAGCCATCACTGTGGAGCACTGATTTAAACCAGCGTAGAGTCTAAGCCCTAGTTCACAAATTAGAGCAAGATTCATCCATCAAAAAGGAGAGTGAAAGAATCTTGAAAATGGAGTGAAGGTTTCCAAGTGAGTCAGTTTTGATATTATACAAAGTAATAAAGAGCGAAAGGAAAATCTGGAAGCTTTTCTAGCCCATGTCCACGCTTCAAGTGAAAACCACTGCAACATAGGGCTCATCTGATTCTTTATTTTTGCAGCTGATATGGCCAAGACTCCGCCACTAGATGATCAGTGTGAAAGTAGTACAGAGTCAAGTACAACTGCATCATCAACAACATCCACCACTGATTTTTCATTAACAACCACTACGCCACCACCAGGTCTCTTTGCCGTTCAGCCCTCAGATACAACTACCACAGCACCCCTCACTACCACTGTTACCAACACTTCAGAAACCTTTACAGACTCATCACTAGTCACATCTTTATTAACCAATCTTACCACTACAGACTCAGCTACCACAGAACCTTTAACTCCTGCTGCAACTACCACCATTGAAAATAGCACCACCACATCGTCATCATCACCCTTAGACAATTTTACTTCAGAATCATTAACCACTGTCACTGCAACTACCATCATTGAAAATGCTAGCACTACATCGTCATCATCACTAAGTAGTGAACCACCCTTAGACATTTTTACTTCAGAATCATTAACCACCGTTACTGCAACTACCAACATTGAAAATGCTACCACCACATCGTCATCATCACTAACTAGTGAACCACCCTTAGACATTATTACTTCAGAATCATTAAGCACGGTTACATCTCCTTCATCATCTACAGCTTCAGTTTCAGATTCTACTAACACAGAAACCTCACTATCAACAAGTACATTGTCCTCATCACCTAGTATAACTGGCACAGTACCGTCTACACCTCACTTTACAACTGACCTCTTCTCCACatcagttccagaggatcttACTACTTATCCATTAAACAGCACATCAACAACTCAGTTCATCTCAATCAGTAATGCTTCAACTGACACCATAGAACCACTAGCCAGTAATACTAATGAAATAGTCACTGCTATTTATGCTACTTCTACGGCCACAATGCAATATGAGACTATTACAAACCAGTCAACTACAATGCTCGAAAGCTTAACTTCCACAACTACACCCACAGAAACAGTATCTAAAGACACAGTTCCCTCAACTGCACAATCAATAAATCAGACAATTGTCTCAACTCTGTCATCTGAATTACATAACAGAACAGATTTAACTGTGCCAACATCCACACCACTGGTAGAAGAACTCATACTAGAACAAGGTACCGTCTCAGAAAATCCTACTACCACTCAGTCAACCATTCTTACAACACAGTTGGAAACAAATGCTACAACCTTACTTTCAAATCCTCCATCAACATCCCTGCCAGTCACAGCCTCTACTGAATTAACTGAAATGCCTCATCAGTTACTAAATGATACGACAACAACACAAACAACAGCAGAAACTTTACTAACTTCACAAACAGGAGAGCAAACTACAATAAATACAACATTTCCAGCAGAACTAAGCACCACCCAAGCTTCACCTACTTCACAAACTATAACATCAACAGACATAAATTCAATAGAACTAAAAAACACTTCAGCTTCTCAGTCCTCTGCAACAGTGACATCTACCGATGCTTTTACAACGACAGAAGGTAAGAAACTAACTTTAAATACATAAGGGGTTTGATGCAGGCAAATTTACACTGAGCTGCTCACACTGAAAGAAAATGCTAGTTTTTTCCAAAaccttatttttcatatatctgaaGGATGGTGTTAAAAGTTAAAATGCATTATCTTGTTAAGATGACACCAGACATTGAATTGATGACATTAGTATCTAAAAGGAAaagtgtaatatatctatatgtgtgtagttatatgtatatgtgtgtatgaattttttttatcacatcactgtgatttatatataatcataaagctacaaatgtttaatatccaatccacGTCACATCGGGAATATCCCCGATGGGGatgatcaccgaaggggaattataattgaaagATGGATCAGTACTGCTTGGTCTCGACCCCttccaacgactccagtcgacggtAGGTAACCACTGAGCTATATACCATTAGGAAGATAGAGTGTCAAGGGATCGAGACCCGgcggcatatttcccaagtctggaagagtttagggatggggaaaattaggaccaatcaaagcgcgtggagctgatccatgacgtcacaagccacgccttttagctctctcctcagtcctatATCCCTTACACtcgccagtcacgatgccgaagaaatagtttcttctcaatttcacagcttagggcttgtatgacatatacattttagtcagatatatctaaacataatacaacactaatttaacaacaatatattcttcaaatgagattcACCGTGAAATATGTTATGCGTtatggcttctccctcttggtaaataatattttcacatcgcaaatttctaaattatatacttgaaaatgcatgtttaaagccatttataaaaGGTTGCGATAACTcacgggatgaatcaaacaatatacaagatggtaaaaattatGGTATCTGACCCGTTTGTAGGGGTAAATAGAGAGAGGCAGTAGGCACACACTACGGATTTCTATtgacatatgctatttcgtagtaatgcacattactgtgcattgtataaaagcaatatactggtcataaccaggccatgaacaggaatcagactgatatagtccctactatttacaggaaCACGGgttcagcttcattcattaaattatttcaagagctaatgtgcccttaaggaaacctacggtattgttttggtgatctaagttatactaatgtaaccaaatatagttacgtgacaaactcatcctgtcagtagctaatctgaatacggttgtttttcaaggtgtacttgataagctgtagtaaaaaactgcctttttgaggtggattccgttttcataaaaccttccagatgtccttacctgattggtccttgtcattcactgtgtacaaatatataaaaagtttttattgaaaatgttttgcttttgattttttacttttcatacattgtgtacaaacaaataaaaagtgacaataaaattcagtattgaatatttttagcaagcccttacagaatttttgcttaaaattcattgtgtacaaagaaaacactgattatttaatttatttaatattcttaccaaacctttcgtacttgtcattcattgtgtgcaaagaatcaaaaagagtatttcattagtatgtaatacttttagcaattataggagtacagaatactacctatttatggagttacagtagactttttacaaAGCTGAACTAGAGAAGAATTGAGGCATAGatttattagaactgcgatatgctttaaagtaaatatggatgacacttttttgcaactctctttcaacagaaaatgttatgcaaatattcaacacgTATCAATTAAAGctagggataacggtagtatataagtatacgactattttcatccaagctcacactcaatggccaaatgtatgcctAAATTAAGTGCATATctttttacatatagatttttggctttatgccaagcactggggcaactaaggccattcagcgctgaaacggatattgacagtaaaaggtttgaaaggtgttacaggaggaaaacctcaatgcagttgcactatgaggcaattgtaggagagggtggacagcaagatggaagaaagcgaatatgaacggaagtaacagtaaaatgaatgaaagtagttgcagctaggcgccgaagggacgctgcaaagaaccgtaagtaatgcctacattgcaccggaTGAGGTGTAAATTATATTCTTGAGcatgtgtgtaaattatatacttgaacatgtgtgtaaattatatatttgaacatgtgtataaattatatacttgaacatgtgTGTAAATTACCTTCTTGAACATGTGTGTAAATTATGTTCTTGAACATGTGTGGCACTATTCCCCTATGGGTagtaaatttgtcatcaaaactgtatactccacatttattttaagcataaggcaattattattttagttctgtacataatacctttttataacctgaaacaacaggcagtaacgcttgaaaaacgttccatgctccatgcttttaaaaccgtcactttcaaagtccaagattcttgatgggagtcgaagtgctgCGAATTCTTGGCGtcctgtctgtagtctgtagtgctaattacaggtcatataccatcatttttaccataccatcaattttaccatcttctgtattttttatttaccccatgtgttatcgcaactctttctaaATGTCTTTAAACACACATGtttaagtatataatttagccaCAGCCACTtgcgatgaaaatattatttatgcagtaaaatcgactttgtgagcaggaattaagagggaCTGAGCagtattaccaagagggagaagccaataacgcataatatatttcacggtgtatctcatttgaagaatatattgtttgttgagtttgtgttgaattatttttcgatatatctgactaaaatgtatatatgtaagtgtttacataataaaaatatggaatgttagtccatatatataaaagattgcttgcaggaatgtgatcagactagagacgctaaagatgacgtatacaataagtatgtaggctaagttgacatgccgtcatctgtggtcattcatttgttttgaaacagtccaagctccctgcttgagacaactaccccgacctatgattcaaacggcctacgtgatctgtagcgtgtctcatttgattgtgtgttcgtatgaaactatgtcatttgtatgtatgttcatatgttcgaactactgtctgctccttcataacttgtaacagagatggtagacggcagaacagagttagctatcgtcattagaagacctgtacctctttacctaagctttatcatgtagaggaataggattagccatcatcattggcagaagcgatcaagctatcgttattagaagactaattacaatcatatctgatcttcagcatgtaaaacttcagaagaatacatatagttttatatttcgtgttttctacaagaacctcctcaccatgagtttaacacatcgtcgtaataaccaacaagataataccgacttcgtaaatgatctacaaacccccagacactccattgaagatggaagtgcaataccaaccgacttagcgtaagattatcgctagtctaacattacctcatagggcgccttatcattcaaggcacaagccctaatattggtggccagcgtaccagaagaactttacaacgtcctacgaagaaaaaacagaataataaatcatgaagtcaacgacgacgaaagcagcagattcttcaagcaacctagtatcatcgttagtgagcgacttcagaaaacaataagaactcttcaacgacgacgaaagcaacagattcttcaaccaacttagtatcatcgtttagtgaataacttcaagaaacaaaaccgacgtgtctttttcctacggcaacggaagcttcgtctctcattagaatcgctcaagaaaacatcgttagtgagcgtttccggcactgcaagaaacaaacgaacgcgtctgcagcatcgaatctttcaagggctcgaatcatcgaaacaacgcgcacgggggaaactgaagccaaaccaggtcatccgctaaatagagaaggaggaccaaggccgtgtgtcgttatcggaacaccgtgacttcccacaaaagcaagctaagtacaatttttttattcatttggagtaactttgagtgtttactttgcaggtcgaatttcgttattcctgtggctgaagttacgagacattcttaatcttactttttttacagaaattatctacatcattgagatttcgctactgcgagttttttatctttgagtgtctgtttccagaagttctactgaaatatcataatcatatactatgttaattttatcattttgggtgattattaatcccttacgtaacaaatcatattaacagtgaatatgcgtttacgcagtggagcgtctgtatttatacagatgcatggatagggtcgttaggcaccgtagtgattagaaaacacacaaaaaacaagtggaacacccgtacaaatctatataaattagaggtaacactatttcgggtcatgacaataaatgctcctttgcaagtcccgatcgcagttttagccttgagttttttgagttatataaaatatcgaacttcaatgactcaacttaactttaaaaatatggctggattgcaaggaataacatgtctgtaaaaaactttcatcaggctaaatgcgctgaccaggatccctcactatttcaaattttagcaaagaatgaagtacaaacagttaatatggaatgcagtagtgataacttgtcttattagtaatcgctcagtgcctatagttcgtcattcattgctttatacgtaaccagcaacataatgctaaaaacacacaatacgttgccgacggtaataaagagaaggatcctaattattacaaaaagaaatagaaacagtagcccgttcagaatcaaacaagcaaactcggtgactgtgtcacctagtcaagcggacaaggtcagtcaaaactgccgaagttttcgaagcaaagcaaattccacacaataagcgactctagcagagtggggaaaagcgatgttttatcatacataccgatatctttttgaattaaaaaggatttttcctatgaaacacacgaccgtataaagtaatcagagcaggttttcgttttttttaatacataagttataataaatactggtggattaagcccaactgtacgcgctgtaaaaattagaatatcttgttttatttctttagtacacgtaatatcttgtatttacggactcaccgtctgttgttcgaacttccctaatgagaagtccggataagcgagcgtttacagatacctctatagttataaaaaacattgatctgtatctagtgtaattgtaagattcatctaggggtatacaaaatattaacttacatcctgcaaaataaggcgtgtttatcaaagggaaatcctataaaccttcaaacatattaaaatccgtttgaacaaaaatgagacagttaatcaaataataacttatataaaggaactatacatttgtctcataaatcgtaacattgttcaaatgacccaacagaattctcccacaaccgcagtcgcactttgcacgcaaaatctcgagaagcatgcaccctcgaatgtcttagtgcgtgtaaaaagactttgctaggaaatgaaattttaatccttcccgacactctgaaatataacgatttccgcgaacaaagccctagacacggttgactcgctgcaaacaagttaatatagtaatccacaaaaacctatacatataaatatcgcatttcttttattgttgctaatttttaatcccgcccaaccatcgtggatgaatctctctgataatctatctaaagtaatatcagtaaagtcattcaagcagaggtgattcagcagaaattttttttatcttttacctgaataccaggaagtttctcactagcgagtgatctctggaaaaaacggatgtaatttaacacaaaaacacggtctaaggacaaacataaagctatttacgtaccttcgtatagactctcactgaaatttcaaaatagaggtaaatgacgcagttgaaaaatgttagtaataggagccattaggaaatcaaataagcccatataattttccctcaaacgtcatgccataaaagatcggacttggcgtatctgcgtagatttctgtcgcttaaacaaggaaacgactcccgatagtttccagtgccatgtaccgacgacatcttatctctgttaggttagaataaatttttcaccagcttggacttactgaaaggcttttacctgataccattacctaagtgattgtacctcatacaccgttttcagcacatcaGGGTACAttaatcaattttttacgtatgcctccggcttacgttgcgccccaattacaatatagtgtttggagacttttaggggataacctacatgcctatatggatgatcttgtaatcctttctaataccgtagaagtacattcacataaactagagctagtgctacagagacaaagacaaataatctcagagtaaaatatctaaatgtgagtttttaaaaaaaccgaacatgtttatctaggttttatgtgtctagtcaaggtcttaaagtaatccatggtaaggtgtcggctattcataactttccggtacctattaacgtaaaagggggatacagcacttttgagcaatagtgggtattacaatcgtatgtaaatatgtaactcttcaatcatgacagctcctttaacagatcttacgaagaagagcgtagatttattatggtctaaaaagcatcaacaggcgttcgatatcttaaaagcggaataatgcagctcacctaacttaaaaaatccctgatttaaataaggaatttttttttattgcaacagacgcctcagaccaaggggtaagagggtattacttcagtaatatgataaacagttcttctctatagctttttattcacgtaaactaaagccctctgaaagtaaatatgcagtaataggcaaggaagggctaggtatctttaacactagtacattttaagttcataatctatggctatcctgataaagtctttactgaacatgagtcctttaccgagtttttcaaaggctttaatcacagtccaaaaggaactcggtgacaaatgatcattcaggttattggagccaagataagatatctacctgggaaagcaaatatcatagctgacgcattatcccgcaatcccgcaccatacagcaaagaaccattaattggactaaaagatatagaaacatccgtgcctattgttaaaaccgtatctaaacaagaaaattccttaacccaagagatcgcgagcattgaatatctgggtcggggcagaactgttacaaaactgaacaaagcaagtgtcaacagttgataagcaaaacaataaacaccaaacaataaacacttcgaacggaaacaaggtcagcagctaagcaaaaccaataaacactttgaacggaaacagggtcagcggctaagcaaaccaataaacacttcgagcagaaaccctaaagcaaaaatatatttaaagtatgtgtatcagaataatgtaatcaaatgtaatattatatgtaggtccgtgacgaggaaaacccgaagaacacagcagatgactaacgaccaggtagtagtaataatctctttcataccaatcgtcataaactggttgcattccgtcatccaggtttccctacaatgtcacagaaagccaaatcactgtttttactggcctacaatgcttacagatataaaaagcacataactaattgtaaacaCGTGTCAtggaaaacaagggatacactaagacacctgtcagtttaagggcctatcctgtgccaaatcaatccttgaaagaatatacgtagaattattaacaattacgagtctgacagagggaataaacacttcttagtgttaatagttccttgacacgttatatagaattaatagcactaaaaacaaacaccgcaattgagtgcgttacgaatatttatgagtgctaaatcagtaaatatggaattcaacacataataatctgtgactcgggtggtgtaaatcaataataatctccttaacacgttgtgtgaattcctttccattaagaaaaccaataatatatttatcacccagagtcaatcggtttggtagaataacggataattaaataggaagtgtcaatgtcttacgagttacaactcgtgatattggatccgaactggattatagcggttctcgcggttttaaatacctatatcatttatatcttgtatctatagagttgatgccgcaagtagccttatacggtacgccgctagaacacttttccacatattcaagccaaccattaatttatcaaatatatataaaaaaatatataaataatatataaaaaaaaataagataaatatggatacaagtggagtcaatataatacactccgtaagaagtcggaagggttacaaattataatgaaataaaaaaaaggaaaatcacgataaaatcaataagcaaaaaaacGTAAACCtatgataattaaatatccaaatatatatgcgtaaagatttgaactctaacttaacgctttagtaatgacaaataagctaaaagttcaaacacatatccaaaatctactgacatattgtctgtcccggtgatttatattcgtagtcaattaaaaaaaaaaataataataataataactaaataaataaataaaataaaataaaagagattttaaagtcaggaagtctagaagtgaaaatgttatctatggaataatcctatatgaatcttatacagggctaataatatatatagaatttgtatggagaccttttttcattagtttgaataaggaatatttaatttaacataattacaattatgcagatttccagcatgaaactaatatattgttcaattttggtactgttttttttcagacattcttctcatgtgggtcgagtattaaaaaacaaaaaatttatcctaaagtcgtatctcttacagcaagtaacgtaactcttagctggctgagagcaatctcctgccaagtgacgacgtcatcattgccgtatcagcatttgttccttttaacctcaataatctgcttacacaggcttcatctcgcgattgcaaagcaggttgctggagaaaggaatgcttagcccgaacttctcatgggcgaggcagacgtgtctaaattaataacaaaaataagcaaataggatttctataacaacaaaatggattaattttttctgaacctcatagacatttagaagtatcaagatatgtatatgatatatttacttgcaacattagcctattgcaattcaagtaaaacattcatgggaaaatgtcacattttcttgaaaaacccaaagtttatttagaaattagttacatagtgggttttttcgttgcatctcctacctattaataatgtttttaaaattaacctcagaggatgcgcgcggagaacattgaatatgaaacttttgttagggcacataggatcagattttatcacaacttaatttcagttagcatagagaaatacagaatcatgattaatcttctctttgactcttatgttgcctggcaatcttacaaatagctccgttttccacttctttgtctagtaatttactaccagtaatatcgaatttttctttgggatttgtattgatatctgtttatttgttataattatggatatttttacagtcaaatcaagacctggataggttcactcattgttaatgccatggataaaaaagtttgtacagcggactcttttgaattccaaa is a genomic window of Macrobrachium nipponense isolate FS-2020 chromosome 31, ASM1510439v2, whole genome shotgun sequence containing:
- the LOC135206805 gene encoding mucin-2-like — its product is MRRLALVVLRGHANGSERRCVAVSFGLVGFTPNTRSYCACTNGLDGVPIIEGKCNVHCAGNPCQICGGYLLVNFYAIPPDMAKTPPLDDQCESSTESSTTASSTTSTTDFSLTTTTPPPGLFAVQPSDTTTTAPLTTTVTNTSETFTDSSLVTSLLTNLTTTDSATTEPLTPAATTTIENSTTTSSSSPLDNFTSESLTTVTATTIIENASTTSSSSLSSEPPLDIFTSESLTTVTATTNIENATTTSSSSLTSEPPLDIITSESLSTVTSPSSSTASVSDSTNTETSLSTSTLSSSPSITGTVPSTPHFTTDLFSTSVPEDLTTYPLNSTSTTQFISISNASTDTIEPLASNTNEIVTAIYATSTATMQYETITNQSTTMLESLTSTTTPTETVSKDTVPSTAQSINQTIVSTLSSELHNRTDLTVPTSTPLVEELILEQGTVSENPTTTQSTILTTQLETNATTLLSNPPSTSLPVTASTELTEMPHQLLNDTTTTQTTAETLLTSQTGEQTTINTTFPAELSTTQASPTSQTITSTDINSIELKNTSASQSSATVTSTDAFTTTEGPMTI